Proteins encoded in a region of the bacterium genome:
- a CDS encoding DUF418 domain-containing protein, with the protein MSEHDAGVPSPPPTPFEQEPDGPVPPLVREDAPVAESQRIDSLDLVRGAAVLGILIVNGLSFGMPTMSFSIPGIWEPAGGIHAIAFAFVYLFALGKFFSLFSMLFGAGLWLQTNKTLRTGHSPAPIYLKRLAVLLFIGLIHAFLIWHGDILVVYAVVGLIVFLLRKRSNKFLLWTAAILLIAPIFCCSGPLSLGGAVNTEAQRLNIRHKVADMDDPPLEWKVFLEEHFPSNWSVAEPFLDEPFKERVALYGQYYMTPLGASLEAHTFADGPWGEIMAFRGISTVFFWVAGVLMFGYSVLAYMLLGIVLMRSGIFSNPAAHKRLLERLVVWGLPIGFGIQLGALYLAYTDDPGFHALAGAIQPLGAIGMTGAYFGILMLACRSEKFLRVMAPLRACGRMALTNYLMDSVVFTLIFYSYGLGYFGQFGPATILLFVLGMWIVQLTLSPLWLKVFRFGPIEWLWRTITYGHFQPMLR; encoded by the coding sequence ATGAGCGAGCACGATGCCGGCGTTCCGTCACCGCCGCCGACGCCCTTCGAGCAGGAGCCTGACGGACCGGTTCCCCCTCTCGTAAGGGAGGATGCGCCGGTTGCGGAAAGTCAGCGCATCGACAGCCTCGATCTTGTGCGCGGCGCCGCGGTTCTCGGTATTCTGATCGTTAACGGGCTGAGCTTTGGAATGCCAACAATGTCCTTCTCGATTCCGGGCATCTGGGAACCGGCGGGTGGGATACACGCGATCGCATTCGCCTTTGTCTACCTCTTCGCGCTCGGGAAGTTCTTCTCGCTCTTCTCGATGTTGTTTGGCGCGGGCTTGTGGCTACAGACGAACAAGACGCTGCGAACGGGTCATTCGCCGGCGCCGATTTACTTGAAGCGCCTCGCCGTTCTGCTCTTCATCGGACTCATACATGCCTTTCTGATCTGGCACGGCGATATTCTCGTCGTGTACGCCGTGGTGGGCCTGATCGTGTTCCTGTTACGGAAGCGCTCGAACAAGTTTCTGCTTTGGACGGCGGCGATTCTGCTCATCGCGCCGATCTTCTGCTGCAGCGGTCCGCTCAGCCTTGGAGGGGCGGTCAATACAGAGGCCCAGCGTCTCAACATCCGCCACAAGGTCGCCGATATGGACGATCCGCCGCTGGAGTGGAAGGTTTTCCTGGAGGAGCACTTCCCTTCGAACTGGTCGGTGGCGGAGCCTTTCCTGGATGAACCCTTCAAAGAGCGAGTGGCATTGTATGGCCAGTATTACATGACGCCGCTTGGCGCCTCGCTGGAGGCGCACACTTTCGCCGATGGCCCCTGGGGAGAGATCATGGCGTTTCGAGGAATCTCGACCGTTTTCTTCTGGGTCGCCGGCGTTCTGATGTTCGGCTACTCGGTGCTGGCTTACATGCTGTTGGGGATTGTCCTGATGCGGAGTGGCATCTTCTCCAATCCGGCCGCCCATAAGCGCCTTCTCGAGCGGCTTGTGGTGTGGGGGCTTCCGATCGGATTCGGCATTCAGCTCGGTGCGCTTTACCTGGCCTACACGGACGATCCTGGATTCCACGCGCTGGCCGGCGCAATCCAGCCTCTCGGGGCAATCGGCATGACCGGCGCGTATTTCGGGATTCTGATGCTTGCCTGCCGGAGTGAGAAGTTCCTGCGCGTCATGGCGCCGCTGCGGGCCTGTGGGCGGATGGCATTGACGAACTACCTGATGGATTCCGTTGTCTTCACCCTGATCTTCTATTCGTATGGCCTTGGGTACTTCGGGCAGTTCGGTCCGGCGACGATCCTGCTGTTTGTGCTGGGAATGTGGATCGTTCAACTGACCCTGAGTCCACTGTGGCTGAAGGTGTTCCGCTTCGGTCCGATCGAGTGGCTGTGGCGCACGATCACCTACGGCCACTTCCAGCCGATGCTCCGTTGA
- a CDS encoding DUF2726 domain-containing protein, whose amino-acid sequence MESIQSTPGASSLLILAAAAGLLFLLIVVVALAVLLRPKPREEFPYVTQPVMTDAELAFHLALADCVPTDTILLSKVRLADFLEVKAQPGEHLRYFGRISQKHADFLLIDAASSDPLLVIELDDASHRRSQRTIDSDAFKDKAYAAAGIPILRVPAARRYDRADLEEKIAEALEA is encoded by the coding sequence ATGGAATCTATTCAATCAACTCCCGGTGCCTCTTCCCTCCTGATTTTGGCCGCGGCCGCCGGGCTGCTTTTCCTGCTGATCGTGGTGGTGGCGCTGGCGGTGTTGCTGCGTCCGAAACCACGCGAGGAATTTCCCTATGTGACCCAGCCGGTCATGACGGATGCCGAGCTGGCGTTCCACCTGGCGCTGGCGGACTGCGTGCCGACGGATACGATTCTGCTGTCCAAGGTGAGACTGGCGGATTTCCTGGAGGTGAAGGCTCAGCCCGGGGAGCACCTACGTTACTTCGGCCGGATCTCACAGAAGCACGCGGACTTTCTGCTGATCGATGCGGCGAGTTCGGACCCGCTGCTGGTGATCGAACTGGACGATGCATCGCATCGGCGATCGCAGCGCACGATCGACAGCGATGCATTCAAGGACAAGGCCTACGCCGCGGCAGGCATACCGATCCTAAGAGTGCCGGCGGCGCGACGGTACGACCGGGCCGATCTGGAAGAGAAGATCGCCGAAGCGCTGGAGGCGTGA
- a CDS encoding MBL fold metallo-hydrolase — translation MHRNYRVSDLDPRRLYVLPLGVGDAFTSLFFHTSFLLIAEGRVVLVDCPAPLRRMVHDAARKARLDLQVRDIDHVILTHMHGDHCNGLEEFAFYKRFVLNAPKPHVYMLPEVEKPLWEKRLSGVLEEISIPGTDVPARRKMDDYFQIHHWEEDEYQHLAEIGSELEFVIRRTKHFIPCFGMRVRLHDFSVGYSADTAYDPEHIDFLKSANLIVHETGHGSGHTPLDKLAALPHDIRSKMSLIHVPDDLNVFDCSIPVMSEGSLYEVGSGRDPKIINEVAQPT, via the coding sequence ATGCACCGAAACTACCGAGTCAGCGATCTGGATCCGCGGCGGCTGTACGTCCTGCCGCTGGGGGTCGGGGATGCCTTCACGAGCCTGTTCTTCCACACGAGCTTCCTGCTGATCGCCGAGGGGAGGGTGGTGCTGGTGGACTGCCCCGCGCCGCTGCGGCGGATGGTGCACGATGCCGCACGGAAGGCTCGTCTGGACCTGCAGGTGCGGGACATCGATCACGTGATCCTGACGCATATGCACGGCGACCATTGCAACGGGCTGGAGGAGTTTGCGTTCTATAAGCGCTTTGTTCTCAATGCCCCAAAGCCGCATGTCTACATGCTTCCGGAGGTCGAAAAACCTCTGTGGGAGAAGCGGCTGTCGGGCGTCCTGGAGGAGATATCGATTCCCGGCACCGATGTGCCTGCTCGTCGGAAGATGGACGACTACTTCCAGATCCACCATTGGGAAGAGGATGAGTACCAGCACCTCGCCGAGATCGGGTCCGAGCTTGAGTTCGTGATCCGCCGAACGAAGCACTTCATCCCGTGCTTCGGGATGCGCGTCCGGCTGCACGATTTTTCCGTCGGGTACAGCGCCGACACGGCTTACGACCCGGAGCACATTGACTTCCTGAAGAGCGCCAACCTGATCGTCCACGAGACGGGGCATGGCTCCGGACATACGCCGTTGGACAAGCTGGCTGCTCTGCCCCACGATATCCGTTCAAAGATGTCCCTGATTCATGTGCCCGACGATTTGAACGTCTTCGATTGCAGCATACCCGTGATGAGCGAGGGATCGCTGTACGAAGTTGGCTCCGGACGCGATCCAAAGATTATCAACGAGGTCGCACAGCCTACCTGA
- a CDS encoding endonuclease/exonuclease/phosphatase family protein produces the protein MALPNRIALTFFCLFACQPLLLHAEALPIIVDGQFDDWGAATPVVDDALESTGQDLGTIYVANDDDFLYFRVDVTRETILQNDPSSEAGNELKLFLDADGSAETGFQTRGIGADLIAYFGYRGIYYYQTPTSPVWSSQNDFGVRSAPTHSASQFEIAFERDRMPLQGSDSVSFYFAIGSSDYAPDTGTVSYSFATGAPDAEPITIDRIDATDVRILSWNVHSDSPDSNPAPFTRILQATQPDIVNFQEVYRWSAATTRDFVADALEGNWYAAEVSDCITVSRWPIAASVASDGNLVSLIDLPPGISNRDLVVINAHTPCCEDNSGRDREHDRMSQVWRNAMENTGPFTTSGDEAVVMVGDFNMVGYVRQLETLRDGTFINEATYGPNFSPARERGSLTSAPLRHTHTREAFTWQNPNGSFAPGKLDFILVGEDAATLKKSYCLYTRDIPNDVLTEYGLYSSDSVASDHVPAIADLEFVPEPAPSGLLTY, from the coding sequence TTGGCACTACCAAACCGGATCGCGCTGACCTTTTTCTGCCTGTTCGCTTGCCAACCGCTACTACTCCACGCCGAAGCGCTTCCGATCATCGTTGATGGTCAGTTCGACGATTGGGGAGCCGCTACTCCCGTCGTCGACGACGCCCTGGAATCCACCGGTCAGGATCTTGGCACCATCTACGTAGCAAACGACGATGACTTCCTCTACTTCCGGGTCGATGTGACCCGAGAGACGATCCTCCAAAACGACCCCAGTTCCGAGGCCGGAAATGAACTGAAACTCTTCCTCGATGCGGATGGCTCTGCCGAAACGGGATTCCAAACCCGAGGCATCGGGGCGGATCTGATCGCTTATTTCGGATACCGGGGAATCTACTACTACCAGACACCGACATCGCCCGTGTGGTCCTCGCAGAATGATTTCGGCGTGCGCAGCGCCCCGACCCATTCCGCCTCACAATTCGAGATCGCCTTCGAACGGGATCGAATGCCGCTTCAGGGCTCGGACTCAGTTTCCTTCTACTTCGCGATTGGCTCGAGTGACTACGCGCCGGATACCGGCACGGTCTCCTACTCATTTGCGACAGGGGCGCCGGATGCCGAGCCAATCACGATCGACCGCATCGATGCCACGGACGTCCGAATCCTGAGTTGGAATGTCCACAGCGACTCGCCGGACTCGAATCCCGCACCTTTCACTCGAATCCTGCAGGCCACGCAACCGGACATCGTGAACTTCCAAGAGGTCTACCGGTGGTCCGCTGCCACAACGCGCGATTTCGTCGCCGATGCCCTCGAGGGCAACTGGTACGCAGCCGAGGTAAGTGATTGCATCACGGTCAGTCGGTGGCCGATCGCAGCTTCGGTGGCTTCGGATGGAAACCTCGTCAGCCTGATCGACCTTCCGCCGGGGATCTCGAACCGCGATCTCGTTGTGATCAACGCACACACACCGTGCTGCGAGGACAATTCGGGCAGGGACCGCGAACACGATCGAATGTCTCAAGTTTGGCGTAATGCAATGGAGAACACAGGACCATTCACAACCTCCGGAGATGAGGCCGTCGTGATGGTCGGGGATTTTAATATGGTCGGCTACGTGCGGCAGTTGGAGACTCTGCGAGACGGCACGTTCATCAACGAAGCTACGTATGGGCCGAACTTCTCCCCCGCCCGCGAACGTGGTTCTCTGACTTCGGCTCCCCTGCGCCACACGCACACCCGAGAGGCGTTCACATGGCAGAACCCGAACGGATCCTTTGCCCCTGGGAAGCTGGATTTCATCCTCGTTGGCGAAGATGCCGCGACATTGAAGAAGAGCTATTGTCTCTACACACGGGATATTCCGAACGATGTCCTGACTGAATACGGCCTGTATTCAAGCGATTCCGTCGCGTCCGATCACGTGCCCGCGATCGCCGATCTGGAATTCGTGCCCGAACCCGCACCGTCAGGCCTGCTGACTTACTGA